From Onychostoma macrolepis isolate SWU-2019 chromosome 05, ASM1243209v1, whole genome shotgun sequence:
gttaatagtgagaactagtccttaaattaaagtgtgaccagacaatcatacaggtttagaacaacctGAGGTTTAGTAAACAATGATAGAATTTCCATTATTGGTTGAACAATCcctcactcaaaaaaatgatttttcagttttgttcacTTTACCTGAACAATTCATGTTGAATtaatgccattttggctatttttcatttcaacatgATTGTGTCATgttaaactgacttaaaactgTCACTCGTTGGTTTAacataaagttttcattttaaaagtacatGTTTCAATCACTTAGCTCAGTCAAACTGTTTtgactgaattaaaaatatatataataacttacataatatttattctttattttaaatatttttgtttattaatttatagcTTGATTATAATTATAGAAGTGCAATTAAATGGTTATTGGTGTTTTTAGGTTTGTTATTTGTCTTAAATTGCTGTTACCTGAAAGACAATGCATTATATCCATTTAAATGGTATTTGGTTTGTGTCGAATGAAGCACACACTAGCCTATTGGTATGTCTAGTGACAAAATAAAGCTAATGTGGAGtttaataatcaacatttattgTGCACATTTAGTGCAAAGcaacataaatgaaaaaattatttaaaaaaaaataaggccTTTACTGTTGTTCATATTTATTTGGTTTAATGTCTACTTTCtaagttttgaaaaataaagcacataaaattattcatacttactaattttaaaacttttattttgagagAAGAAACTAGAAGAGAATTACATAACTATACATTTGTATTACATACAATTCATTAAGAATAGTGGACTTAAAAATAGAATATTGACATTACAATATACACCTATCACTTCACACTCAGCACAGGAGGTGGCGGTATGCACCGAAAAAGTTGGTATGCGACCCACCAGTAAATccatagaagaagaaaaagaagaagaaatgtagataataaatcagactgatacaaataatgtttagtaaaagtcaatcgcacatataaaatgtgtgtttttataaagTCAGCCGGACTGAATGTCAAAACAGCCTGAAAACAAACGACATTCTCAACCTAAAGGAAGTGGAAATTTGTTGTGACGCAATTTGCATATCCTGGCGGCAACATTCATAAAATGCGTTAATGCTGCGCATGTCTGAAATAGATCGCCACGCCATTAAGCTTAAAACAAACAGGTACGTGTTCATCCATTTTCATCACTGTTATTAGAAACAATATTATCAAACTGTTTTATGATGTCGGTTGATACTAATGTGTTATTATGACAGAATGCACGATTGTAAGCCTAAATGAGATGGCCGCGCCATAAACTGTATTAAacccagggctcgcaaaatcgctagcccgacgtcccggggctattgtgttttccagtcgggctaccaaaatgtatcaccgcctgcccgacgggctccttaaatacagatctcccgcgggtccttaaaaactctgaagtgagttgtatcaaaattaaggccataaaaagttttaattacgttaaatggtataagaaatgtcttgaTTATAATTTCTAGAGGTCTTGCAGTTGGGGACagaaagacaagagtcgcgcgatacggcaggattaaacttcaaaaggcaatgatgtcattgaataaataatgagtgctgcacgtttcaagtcaaaacacTGCGCGgttgtctttatgtgaatgtatctgaaggtaaccgactgtcctcagaaacgtgtcattggcattttaacttaattttacctataattcctgataaagcagcgtttatgagcgcagaactgctttgtgtacagcgtttccagggaaaccgcaatatctcagcgctcctaaagcgccacctcgtggcagagaatgaatttacatttccaaataggcatttcttgctgtttatggtcagatcaatgcaaatatcaactcatgtttttacgcagcaaacacatagagttgtaaatgagaaagaagttgatgtgccttctaaaaatctaaacaattaagaccgtaatatttatacgttttaaattaacataatttatatgcttgattgatcccttttcataaaaacggtctatagcctgaaacacTGTTGTATaagaattttgtttttgtgaaaacctgtatctgaactgtaaatcatgtaattttatggctcaaaactgtatgttaccatatacattgtccaaccccgctcattctgtgttcattttacttgtgcagctcttaaaatgggtcataaattgccttaaatctatttttaaaaattctgcagataccctgtaaatagtgaaataaaattccttccttcatatttgttgatatttgtgtattgaaaatatttttgattgacatttaaactcctatctgattttctatatttaaaaaaataaataaaataaaatagtaatttttttaattcgggctagttaaattaattttcgggctaccaaaatctgaagagtacctgcccaaagggctaccagggattttgaaattttgcgagccctgaaaCGGCACACGAACAGGTAACTGTTAACTTAACTCATCTATCCATTTGCATCAGTGTTATTAGAAAAAATATTAGCCAACAGTTTTATTATATTGGTTGAACGTTATGTATTTATGGCCTGATTGCACTATTTTAAGCCGAGATGACCGCGCCATCAACTGAATTAAACGGCAAACAAACAACAGGTAACTTTTTCGTCCATTTGCATCGGTCTAATTAGAAACAATTTTGCCAACTGTTTTATTATGTCGACTGATATGGATGAATTTATGACAGAATCCACGATTTTATGCCTGAAAGAGATCACCACGCCATTAACAGAATTAAACATCAAACGAAAAGGTATGTGTCTAAGTTTGCACATGTTTGTTATGTTTTgtataacaatacattttatagtaCATTAGTATTAATGTACTTTGTTTCTGTTTATAGGATGTAGATTTTTCCAACGCTGAAGCTGCACTCAAAGAAATGGTGATGGGCGTTTTTGTCATCAGATGTGAAGTTGGTGATGAACCTGCGGATGTTGGAGTAGTTCTTGAAGGAGTTACAGCACTAGAAGGGCTTGGTAATGTAGCTAATGGTGTTGCATTGCTGGTTGGGCTTATTTATGCCCTAAATCTTAGTTATCCGAAGGAGTTTCGATACACCTTTGAACTCCTGCAAAAAGTGTTCCTGGAGCTTGATGGACACAAACTCTCCACCAAAGTTCAAGCCCTCAAGACCAAGCTTTTTACACCTCATTAAAGGACTGATGAACAGACTGATCTTTACCTTGTTTTTTGTGTCAAATAGTCAAAACATGTTCATGTTCACACATTTTTAATGCCtttattgatttgatttttttgattttttttttttttttgtacatcaaGGCATATGTGAAGAGGAATAGTTTccttaaaaattacatttgtccTTAACTCACCCAAAGAAGGTCAAGGAAAACCATCAAGGGTTTCAATGAATCATGGGTTAGTTAATGGtgactattttaatttttttttttttttttttttgtcaaacttGTCCTTTTACTTGTccttaaacactttttttcaatGACTGTTTTAATGGCTTCTGACTGTTCTTCAAGGAAAGAGGTTTGAATgacaatgtattttaaatagttttcaaAGATGTTCCACATGGCACACATTGTGTTTGCTTTTCCTTTACAAAAATTATCCAGGCACATTTTGGAATTAGAATACATTTACAGACAGCTTGATGGACACAGGCAGTTTGATAAAGTTTTGCACTTCAGTGGAGGCCTGATGAACAAACATAACccaaacattaatattatttttttctttggaattgcaggttactttatttttgtgaaatgcaTTAAAAGTAAACACACTtcgctattttttttattaatgggTTGTACATGTAGGAATGTAAAcctgtttgtttcattttgcattgtaaaggaaaacatttctgtacacatttgttttatataaattgttaaattcAGGCTTAATGTGTTAagtgtttgaaatgtttttgaaagtgtgACACCTGCTTAAGCTGTTCCCTAGTAAAAAgaatttattacatatttactGCCTCTGTAGTCATCATTGAATTATGGGGAAAAAACGGGTGatgttcattattttacaacatAGTAGTAACTTGACTAAATGGGATTCATTAGAAGTGATGTAAACATATCGGCTTAACATCAAGGATTAAATTTAAGATAGCATGATTAATTGAAGTTCAATAAAAACCATTAATTCAAgttaaaaataagtatttaaatcATGTTTAGTGAATGTCATCTGTTCATgttaaatgaacacaaatatTTCAAGCTGGTTTAACAtcatccattgttgttaagATAATGTGGTGTAATCACGTGGAACCACTGTCCACGATTAAATCATGTTCAACCAAAGTGCTATTTTTTTGAGTGCTCAAAGGTGTACACAATAATTGGTATGATAGGACGATGTACAATGGAATATCTCTGCTTTCTGTTCTGCTCTTACAGATTGACCAGATATTAGTCCATCAAAAGATTGAGCTCCTTGAAGGTAAAGTTTCTGaagttattaaacatttttgtcataTATAACTTTAAATCTTTATCCTTTTGTTGGACACACTAAATTATAAGTCAAATGCTAATGAAAAAATGATCTTCTTTTCCAGCCATTATTGGCTTTGAAACTAATAACCAGTATGAGATTAAGAACAGCATGGGTCAAAAGATCTTCCATGCTAAAGAAAACACTGACTGCTGCACACGAAATATCTGTGGCCCTCTGAGGAGTTTTGAGCTGCAGATAAAAGATAATTTTGATCAGGAAGTGATTCACTTAATCAGGCCTTACCGCTGCACATCCTGCTGTTTCCCCTGCTGCCTTCAAGAGGTAACAACTCAGAATGCAGCTGACCTTTGGAGAGagatttacaataaatattatatatgtatttacataacCCATTCTCCAATTCTTATTCCTGTCTGAATGTGACATTGGCTGAAGATGGAGATACAGGCTCCACCAGGGAATACAATAGGTTACATCAAGCAAGACTGGCACATGTTTAAGCCCAGGTTCTCTATCTATGACATGTCCAAAACAAAGGTGCTGTCCATCGAAGGGCCTTTGTGTGCCATCAGCTGCTGTGGGGATGTGGATTTTGACGTATGTATATCTGTTATTGTGTCCGTTTGCCACGTATGTGTGACTGCGATCATTTGTGAGATATTTAAACATACAGTATCAGGATGAATAATTACTTTTAGTGTTAATATTCATGTTGTGTTTTCCAGAccaaaagaaaatataatagTTTGTGTGCGTTTTTCTGTCCTCTGGTGCAGATTACCGGTAAGGATGGGCATTCTGTAGGTCGCATCAGTAAACAGTGGACTGGCTTCATCAAAGAGACACTGACTGATACAGATAATTTTGGCATTAACTTTCCCATGGACTTGGATGTGAGGATGAAAGCAGTTCTGCTGGGAGCATGTTTCCTTATAGTGAGATATGACACaaa
This genomic window contains:
- the plscr3a gene encoding phospholipid scramblase 1 → MSQLYSNPAAVPPGLEYLTQIDQILVHQKIELLEAIIGFETNNQYEIKNSMGQKIFHAKENTDCCTRNICGPLRSFELQIKDNFDQEVIHLIRPYRCTSCCFPCCLQEMEIQAPPGNTIGYIKQDWHMFKPRFSIYDMSKTKVLSIEGPLCAISCCGDVDFDITGKDGHSVGRISKQWTGFIKETLTDTDNFGINFPMDLDVRMKAVLLGACFLIDFMFFERTGDSGQRCSVFG